Proteins encoded within one genomic window of Hevea brasiliensis isolate MT/VB/25A 57/8 chromosome 8, ASM3005281v1, whole genome shotgun sequence:
- the LOC110653519 gene encoding uncharacterized protein LOC110653519, translating to MEDHCSPLSLAYFYQDEGIEELRYCLLYITELEATIFSAKEEIERREVEMVHLKDLLSKAIEERNEAQVECQKLMSEKIALQQLVLKKQKEPQNLQIQQQLLLKEEIQNLKRETPPPLSGSSSSENGDSHNHIAPLGPCKIIVSSQFSDPIHQQPVPEVIQKLAADRPLPEKGKLLQAVKEAGPLLQTLLLAGPLPQWQHPPPQLDSIEIPPVTISPAARLIYQDSFNNLSACLSKKRGLDLCESGPDSSSPKTKHQKLALH from the exons ATGGAGGATCACTGCAGTCCTCTTAGCTTGGCTTATTTCTACCAAGATGAG GGTATTGAAGAGTTGAGATATTGTCTCTTGTACATAACAGAGCTAGAGGCAACAATTTTTTCGGCTAAGGAGGAGATTGAAAGAAGAGAAGTTGAGATGGTTCATCTCAAAGATCTTTTAAGCAAGGCTATTGAAGAAAGAAATGAAGCCCAAGTAGAATGCCAAAAGCTAATGTCTGAAAAAATTGCTCTCCAGCAACTAGTTCTTAAAAAACAGAAGGAGCCTCAAAATCTGCAGATTCAGCAGCAGCTACTGCTAAAAGAAGAAATTCAAAACCTCAAACGCGAAACTCCTCCTCCACTCTCTGGATCTTCTAGCAGTGAAAATGGTGACTCCCACAATCACATAGCCCCTCTTGGTCCTTGCAAAATCATAGTTTCTTCACAGTTTAGTGACCCAATTCACCAGCAACCAGTGCCTGAAGTGATACAAAAATTAGCAGCAGATAGGCCATTGCCTGAGAAAGGGAAGCTTCTGCAGGCAGTGAAGGAAGCTGGACCTTTGTTGCAGACCCTTCTACTGGCTGGACCTCTCCCTCAATGGCAGCACCCACCTCCACAACTAGACTCCATTGAGATCCCACCTGTGACCATTTCTCCGGCAGCTCGATTAATTTACCAAGACTCTTTCAACAATTTGAGTGCTTGTTTGAGCAAGAAGAGGGGTCTAGACCTCTGTGAGTCAggtcctgattcttcttctcctaAAACCAAGCATCAAAAGCTTGCTCTCCATTGA